A window of Rhododendron vialii isolate Sample 1 chromosome 13a, ASM3025357v1 contains these coding sequences:
- the LOC131313434 gene encoding mediator of RNA polymerase II transcription subunit 21-like isoform X1, which yields MDIISQLQELVNTIAALAFNTFGTLQRDAPPVRLSPNYPEPPAANPTEDAANVAEQPKLMSAALVKSAKQFDALVAALPSSEGGEEAQLKRIAELQAENDAVGQELQRQLEAADEELKQVQELFSQAADNCLNLKKPE from the exons ATGGATATAATCTCCCAACTACAAGAACTAGTCAACACTATCGCAGCTCTGGCCTTCAATACCTTCGGCACATTACAAAGGGATGCCCCACCGGTCCGTCTGTCTCCAAATTATCCCGAACCTCCTGCTGCTAATCCCACGGAAGATGCTGCTAATGTAGCAGAGCAACCTAAGCTCATGAGTGCTGCTCTGGTGAAGTCCGCTAAGCAG TTTGATGCATTGGTTGCAGCACTTCCTTCATCTGAAGGAGGTGAAGAGGCTCAACTCAAAAGGATTGCAGAACTTCAG GCTGAAAATGATGCCGTGGGCCAAGAACTTCAGAGGCAACTGGAAGCTGCAG ATGAGGAATTAAAACAGGTCCAGGAGTTGTTCAGTCAAGCAGCTGATAATTGCTTGAACTTGAAGAAGCCAGAATGA
- the LOC131314005 gene encoding defensin-like protein 183, whose protein sequence is MAKLSPTICFLLVVLLHASDTLKIKSVAGGTCLEGLGLCGSDCDQRCKSRHPPGSSSGSCDFTLNPPLCTCYYSCGKQPPAPPQRNCHGGLGRCSQKCNTKCCNASCAAKFNYGQGYCDDSAGVSICQCQYVCK, encoded by the exons ATGGCTAAGCTCTCCCCAACTATATGCTTTCTCCTAGTGGTTCTCTTGCATGCATCAG ATACACTCAAGATTAAATCGGTGGCGGGGGGAACATGCTTGGAGGGTTTAGGACTATGCGGTAGCGACTGCGATCAGCGATGCAAATCAAGACATCCTCCAGGCTCAAGCTCAGGTTCATGCGATTTTACCCTCAACCCTCCATTATGCACATGCTATTACTCGTGCGGCAAGCAACCACCAGCGCCACCGCAGAGGAACTGCCATGGGGGTCTCGGCCGATGCAGCCAGAAATGTAATACCAAGTGTTGTAATGCAAGTTGTGCTGCAAAATTCAATTACGGGCAAGGGTACTGTGACGATAGTGCGGGTGTTAGTATTTGTCAATGCCAGTATGTTTGCAAGTAG
- the LOC131313434 gene encoding mediator of RNA polymerase II transcription subunit 21-like isoform X2 gives MFWLSPSLLFHFSSVPCTSGTCLLVPFCRSCISTYRMLVFHIQFDALVAALPSSEGGEEAQLKRIAELQAENDAVGQELQRQLEAADEELKQVQELFSQAADNCLNLKKPE, from the exons ATGTTTTGGCTTTCACCCTCTCTTctatttcatttctcttccgTGCCGTGTACTTCTGGAACGTGTTTGCTTGTCCCATTCTGTAGAAGTTGTATATCGACTTACAGAATGCTAGTTTTCCATATCCAGTTTGATGCATTGGTTGCAGCACTTCCTTCATCTGAAGGAGGTGAAGAGGCTCAACTCAAAAGGATTGCAGAACTTCAG GCTGAAAATGATGCCGTGGGCCAAGAACTTCAGAGGCAACTGGAAGCTGCAG ATGAGGAATTAAAACAGGTCCAGGAGTTGTTCAGTCAAGCAGCTGATAATTGCTTGAACTTGAAGAAGCCAGAATGA
- the LOC131313435 gene encoding uncharacterized protein LOC131313435 → MDMHLKNLFARFHEQFGSGPGLGPGSGTCLLKVEGISPPFIKSLYRAAAALYRTDPWRRLCPVHLFGVRVGKDSDWSGKKQPFPCIQFIGGDGGDLGFHLFRSANDAKRMTGSRETIRVPNVEVFRVTYELESLMFPSNKKVVKSFALEVSGTDRFPVIDVARCNSSGGLQFRNPSLEELRFVYAVMRAISLVHPLLQQDDDACPKWSRVMKFEPFIETVDAQWPPEMAKGSDLVAVTVSHPPGQGYQEKASSTASSTPTKHTDPPRDENFMDLQLSYYSVGLRQCVMCEREVHGQQSITCDQCRAVSYCSALCLKQHWKETHNTLCGLYKGMMEREEELEVKIFIFPRSADLPCKWLEALGIHQKGMWRRKCSCFSHCPFGLLPAKDGLWDSWGGLDDDEYPVDSPLTVGFLSPILLSGWLEYYNLRSLPLSSPVSDILSHPLTLYYILTSLSISTKNRLLDGKEVVLHYLGPEGELDWMPAFAEIGHLLNGTANIQIVMVGPGVPMNLSGTTLGISNRVRVNLVSGLYQEEAAYLSSPHVIVGLNCRLENYASWVDALHLIKSMGVPAFFTDQSEISCANAKQVLQSAGLNVTQPVTPNPFRSPVRNHGPCNNLPSYSNGFLFGVNT, encoded by the coding sequence ATGGATATGCATCTGAAGAATCTTTTTGCAAGATTTCATGAACAGTTTGGTTCAGGTCCAGGACTGGGTCCTGGATCTGGGACATGTCTTCTCAAAGTGGAAGGCATTTCCCCTCCTTTCATCAAATCCCTCTATAGAGCTGCTGCAGCCCTATACCGGACCGATCCGTGGAGACGATTGTGTCCggtgcacctttttggtgttcgGGTTGGGAAAGATTCCGACTGGTCTGGTAAAAAGCAGCCTTTCCCCTGCATTCAGTTCATAGGTGGGGATGGAGGGGATTTAGGGTTTCATTTGTTTCGGTCTGCAAATGATGCTAAGAGGATGACTGGGTCTAGGGAAACAATTAGGGTTCCAAATGTTGAGGTTTTTAGAGTGACCTATGAGTTGGAGTCTTTGATGTTTCCGTCGAATAAGAAGGTGGTTAAGTCGTTTGCATTGGAAGTGTCTGGTACTGACCGCTTTCCTGTTATCGATGTGGCGCGTTGTAATTCGTCTGGTGGGCTTCAGTTTAGAAATCCCTCCCTTGAAGAGCTTAGATTCGTGTATGCTGTCATGAGAGCCATTTCGTTGGTGCACCCTTTGcttcagcaagatgacgatgcTTGTCCAAAGTGGTCAAGAGTAATGAAATTTGAGCCTTTTATTGAGACAGTTGATGCACAATGGCCTCCTGAAATGGCCAAGGGTAGTGATCTTGTTGCAGTTACGGTCTCACATCCGCCTGGTCAGGGATACCAAGAAAAGGCCAGCTCAACAGCTAGCTCAACCCCCACAAAGCACACAGACCCACCAAGGGATGAGAATTTTATGGATTTGCAGTTGAGCTATTATAGTGTTGGTTTGAGGCAGTGTGTtatgtgtgagagagaagtCCACGGACAACAATCTATCACTTGCGACCAGTGTCGTGCGGTGAGTTACTGCAGTGCCCTTTGCCTGAAGCAACACTGGAAGGAAACGCATAATACATTGTGCGGGCTTTACAAGGGGATGatggaaagagaagaagagttGGAAGTGAAGATCTTCATCTTCCCTCGTTCCGCTGACCTGCCGTGTAAGTGGCTTGAGGCGTTAGGTATCCATCAAAAGGGAATGTGGCGCCGGAAGTGCAGTTGTTTTTCCCATTGCCCTTTTGGTCTGCTTCCTGCTAAAGATGGACTTTGGGATTCTTGGGGTGGGCTTGATGATGATGAGTATCCAGTTGATTCACCTTTAACAGTTGGGTTTTTAAGTCCCATCCTTCTCTCTGGGTGGTTGGAGTACTATAACCTTCGCTCACTTCCATTGTCAAGTCCCGTTTCTGACATTCTCTCCCACCCATTGACACTTTATTACATACTAACCTCACTGAGTATCAGCACAAAGAACCGCTTACTGGATGGCAAAGAGGTGGTTCTTCACTATCTTGGGCCAGAAGGGGAATTGGATTGGATGCCTGCTTTTGCTGAAATAGGTCATCTACTTAACGGGACAGCCAATATACAGATAGTAATGGTGGGTCCCGGAGTTCCGATGAATTTGTCTGGGACAACTTTGGGGATAAGTAACAGAGTGAGGGTGAATCTTGTGAGTGGTCTTTATCAGGAGGAAGCAGCTTACCTTTCTTCTCCCCATGTAATTGTCGGACTAAATTGTAGATTGGAGAACTATGCGAGTTGGGTTGACGCCTTGCACTTGATCAAGTCCATGGGTGTTCCGGCATTTTTCACTGATCAGTCAGAAATTTCTTGTGCTAATGCTAAACAAGTTCTTCAGAGTGCTGGGCTCAATGTTACTCAACCTGTGACACCAAATCCTTTTCGATCACCGGTGAGGAATCATGGACCTTGTAACAATCTTCCCTCATATAGCAATGGATTTTTGTTTGGAGTGAATACATGA